From Medicago truncatula cultivar Jemalong A17 chromosome 7, MtrunA17r5.0-ANR, whole genome shotgun sequence, a single genomic window includes:
- the LOC25497688 gene encoding probable 2,3-bisphosphoglycerate-independent phosphoglycerate mutase yields MGSPQFPKKRVAFVLIDGLGDVSLPRLGYKTPLQAAKLPNLDGIASAGVNGLMDPVEVGLACGSDTAHLSLLGYDPRVYYRGRGAFESMGAGLAMSPGDIAFKSNFATLDEKTGVVTSRRADRHFEEEGPILCAALDGMKLPSFPEYEVRVRYATEHRCGVVVKGPNLSGNISGTDPLKDNRLLLKAEALDDSHEARNTAAVVNELSKEITKILVSHPVNAKRAAEGKNIANIVLLRGCGIRIEVTPFLEKHGLQPCMVAPTKIIAGLGLSLGIDILEAPGATGDYRTLLTSKATAIAKALSAPSQSCPQVFVPGEDEHKAGRPDGYDFGFLHIKAIDDAGHDKASILKVKALEAVDTAIGQLARLLWEAESTGNFQFFLCVTGDHSTPVEYGDHSFEPVPFAICRLKDFVGAIGESVVRQTSLDPFPLPSVKSGEDLTFDLETEERGDICSQSYSGDSVYELNEIAAARGCLGRFPGAEMMGIIKNFLNLDEETI; encoded by the exons ATGGGTAGTCCACAGTTTCCAAAGAAAAGAGTGGCCTTTGTGCTGATTGATGGGTTGGGTGACGTGTCATTGCCAAGGTTGGGATACAAGACACCTCTTCAGGCAGCAAAGTTACCCAATTTGGATGGTATAGCATCTGCTGGGGTTAATGGATTGATGGACCCTGTTGAGGTTGGCTTAGCTTGTGGAAGTGACACTGCTCATCTTTCTCTGTTGGGTTATGATCCTCGAGTTTATTATCGCGGACGAGGGGCTTTTGAATCCATGGGGGCTGGATTGGCCATGTCTCCTGGTGATATTGCTTTTAAG TCAAATTTTGCAACTCTTGATGAGAAAACTGGAGTTGTCACTAGCAGAAGAGCTGACAGGCACTTTGAAGAAGAAGGTCCCATACTATGTGCTGCCCTTGATGGAATGAAGCTTCCATCTTTCCCTGAATATGAAGTCAGAGTCAG ATATGCTACTGAACATAGATGTGGAGTGGTTGTTAAAGGACCAAATTTGAGTGGAAATATATCCGGAACAGACCCGTTAAAGGACAACCGCTTACTTTTGAAAGCAGAAGCTTTAGATGATTCTCATGAAGCAAGGAACACTGCTGCTGTTGTTAATGAGTTGTCCAAGGAAATTACAAAGATTTTGGTTTCTCATCCTGTGAATGCTAAACGTGCTGCAGAAGGGAAGAATATTGCAAATATAGTCCTTTTAAGAGGATGTGGCATTCGAATTGAG gTTACGccatttttagaaaaacatggtTTGCAGCCATGCATGGTTGCTCCGACGAAAATAATTGCTGGTCTGGGTTTGTCACTTGGTATTGATATTCTAGAAGCTCCTGGAGCAACTGGTGACTATCGAACTCTACTAACATCAAAAGCAACAGCAATAGCTAAAGCACTCTCGGCTCCTTCGCAGTCTTGCCCCCAAGTTTTTGTACCTGGAGAGGATGAGCATAAAGCAGGCCGCCCAGATGGCTATGACTTTGGATTCCTTCATATTAAG GCAATAGATGATGCAGGCCATGACAAAGCAAGCATTCTTAAAGTCAAAGCATTAGAAGCTGTTGATACTGCTATAGGGCAATTGGCAAGATTACTCTGGGAAGCAGAATCAACCGGAAACTTTCAGTTTTTCCTTTGTGTCACAGGAGACCACTCTACTCCAGTAGAATATGGAGATCATAGCTTTGAACCGGTTCCATTTGCTATTTGTCGGTTGAAGGACTTTGTTGGTGCAATTGGCGAATCCGTTGTTCGCCAAACTTCTCTTGATCCATTTCCTCTTCCAAGTGTTAAGTCTGGTGAAGACTTGACTTTTGATTTGGAAACTGAAGAGAGAGGAGATATATGCTCTCAATCTTATAGCGGCGATTCAgtatatgaattaaatgaaATTGCAGCTGCAAGGGGATGTTTGGGGCGTTTCCCTGGAGCAGAAATGATGGGAATCATAAAGAATTTCCTTAACCTAGATGAAGAAACTATTTAA